The Cryptomeria japonica chromosome 2, Sugi_1.0, whole genome shotgun sequence region TTTGACTATCATACAAAGATGGTAGTTAATCCATTGGCCAGCCTTTTCCCTACTGAGCTTGTTACTTTAATCCTAAATTTAGCCAGTTTTTGAGCTAAATTTAGAGATTATGGATTCTGCCTGAGATTTAGAATCAAGTTCAATCAggctgaatttttatttttttgtatggaGGTCCAGACCTGCGAGCACTACAGCCCAGCAAGGACTTGAAGCCCGCGAGCTGCCAACCCGGCGCTGAATTTGGATCAATGGATACAAGTGGCTTTTTTTGGAGACATATTTCAGCTCAATGACTACAAATCTCTGAACTTAATTCCTAGATGGGGACACTGGGAGCAAATTTGAATATTTCTTAAATAGTCATAAGCAGCAACCAGACATAGAAGCTTCTGGTGGTTTCAAATTAAAAACATCAGTGCTGGTTAGAAAACTATCATACAAAGCCAATAAATGAATAGAAGTTCAGAGATCAAATCCTATCTTATTCAGTACAAGTTCAGTGATCAAACCCCATCTTTCTTAATAATGAGTTCAGTACTGATTAAGCTCCATCTTATTCAATAATGATTCCAGTGAGATACCATAAGATGCTTATATAAAAACTTAAATTCTGAATTGATCATCCATCATACAAAGCCAAAGATAAAATagacattcaaaaatcaaattttattttattcactaTTAAGTGATCAAATCCCATTCTGAGTAATATTGAATTCAGTAATTAAGCCCAACAAAAAGAAACAATTTAGCTATGAGAAACAGCCCAAAAATAAATCTTACCCATCAAGTTTCACCAGCTGGCCCTCCTCATTGAAAACAATGCCTGTAGCACAAACAGGACATAAATGACTCCATTGTGACCACTCAATAATGCATTGAAAATGGAAACAGTGATCACATGGAGTATTTGTTCTTGGATTCTCCACTTCATAGCCATTCAGACAAATGGGGCACTCTTCCTCTTCGTCTTCCTCTAAAACTATTTCTTCCCCAACTCTATTCTCCCCATCTGTTGCAGATATTGAAGTCCCATAACTATTATCATCAGTTTCTTCTGTAATTGAATTACTTTTCATTTCTCTGTTTTCTGTATTAGTCTCTGTATTCTCTCCATTTGTTGCAGATGTCTCTCCAATTGCATTCTCTCCATCTGTTACAGATATTGAAGTCCCATAATGATGATAAGTCTTCCCAACTGTATTCTCCCCATCTGTTGCAGATGTTGAAGTCCCATAACTATTATCATCAGTTTCTTCTGTAACTGAATTACTTTTGATTTCTTTGGTTTCTGTATCAGTCTCTGTATTCTCTCCATTTGTTGCAGATGTCTCTCCAATTGCATTCTCTCCATCTGTTACAGATATTAAAGCCCCATAAATATTATCCTCAGTTTCTTCTGTAGTTGAATTCCTTTTGATTTCTCTGGTTTCTGTATCAGTCTCCACAACTGTATTCTCTCCATTTGTTAGAGGTATTAAAGCCCCATGAATATTAATATCAGTTTCTTCTGTAATTGAATTCCTTTTGATTTTTCTGGTTTCTGTATCAGTCCCCCCAACTATATTCTCTCCATTTATTGGAGATGTTAAAACTCCATTATTATCACTGTCACTGCTATATTCATAACCTtcctcattattattattattgttatttttgttGTGATCATGTGGTAAACGGTTACCCATG contains the following coding sequences:
- the LOC131066760 gene encoding uncharacterized protein LOC131066760, with amino-acid sequence MGNCLIRFCNMGNRLPHDHNKNNNNNNNEEGYEYSSDSDNNGVLTSPINGENIVGGTDTETRKIKRNSITEETDINIHGALIPLTNGENTVVETDTETREIKRNSTTEETEDNIYGALISVTDGENAIGETSATNGENTETDTETKEIKSNSVTEETDDNSYGTSTSATDGENTVGKTYHHYGTSISVTDGENAIGETSATNGENTETNTENREMKSNSITEETDDNSYGTSISATDGENRVGEEIVLEEDEEEECPICLNGYEVENPRTNTPCDHCFHFQCIIEWSQWSHLCPVCATGIVFNEEGQLVKLDGLHQHMEEHKQEAARLRTHSRLRVGWRVDVHENGNGQTYCTIHITNLFFSFRLWRQTKIYRVLWPFFRPFDNQPKVLLRVHIMCTISRDSDPQRG